The following is a genomic window from Sedimenticola thiotaurini.
AGGAAATGGCGATGATAGGCAGCAACAACCGTCAACAGTATCAGGTCGAGCGCAACCATGAACCACAAGCTCTCCCGTGGCACCAGCAGGATGTTGCCAAACAGATAGCTCATCAAATCAGACTGGTAACCTGGCGCCTTGGCAATGAACAGCACGCCAACCGCCATGCCAATTGCCCACAGGGCACTGATTAACGTGTCCTCCTGTGCGCGCCAGTGCAGACGTACCCAGCCGATCAGTAGCGCCGCAGCGATCGCCGCCGGCAGGGCACCATGCAGTGGTTCAAAGCCGAAGTACACGGCGGCACCCATTCCGCCCAGAACCGAGTGGGCAATGCCACCAGCAATGAAGGCGATCCGCTTGACCACCACGTAGGTACCCATCACCCCACAGCCGATGCTCGCAAGCAAGGCCGTGGCTACCGCGGTCTGAAGGAATGTGTGTTGTAAAAAAGCGGTGAAGAATTCTTCCATTAGCTTAATGGCTGTGCGCAATCATACGCACATGCTCCCCGTA
Proteins encoded in this region:
- a CDS encoding metal ABC transporter permease; this encodes MEEFFTAFLQHTFLQTAVATALLASIGCGVMGTYVVVKRIAFIAGGIAHSVLGGMGAAVYFGFEPLHGALPAAIAAALLIGWVRLHWRAQEDTLISALWAIGMAVGVLFIAKAPGYQSDLMSYLFGNILLVPRESLWFMVALDLILLTVVAAYHRHFLAVVFDEEFARLRGIPVGFFYLLLLVLVAVTVVLLIQVVGLILVLALLTLPAAVAGHYVHSLGRMMLIATILGAVLSITGLALSYAPDLPAGPTIILLVGGVYVLSAMLTQFLDRRNARQAAEQDS